From the Cervus elaphus chromosome 20, mCerEla1.1, whole genome shotgun sequence genome, one window contains:
- the TCHH gene encoding trichohyalin isoform X2, protein MSPLLRSIFNITKIFNQYASHDCDGTTLSKKDLKNLLEREFGDILRRPHDPETVDLVLELQDRDRDGLIDFHEFLAIVFKVAAACYYALGQASGLNEKEAKCEGKGNPLQDRRREDQRRFEPQDRQLEERRLKRQELEELAEEEELREKQERLEQRLQRREQEECGEEELQQRPKGREPEELLNREQRLERQEQRERQRLQVEQQQRQRGELRERQEEEQLQRRETQELKRERLEEELQLQRQRRGREERLLELERREQELRRKEQQLRREQEEATQEEISERGESRTSRCQWQLESEADARQCKVYSRPRRQEQQRRRQEQELLERQQEQQAREEVQSLQEDQERQRRKEEQHYDQNWRWQLEEESQRRRYTLYAKPAQREQVSEEGQLRLEEEQLQREKRRQERERQYREVELQREEERQQREEEQLQRQEREKRRQESEKQYLEKVELQREEQLQREEREKRRQEREKQYLEKVELQREEQLQREEREKRRQEREKQYLEKVELQREEQLQREEREKRRQEREKQYLEKVELQRKEQLQREEREKRRQESEKQYLEKVELQREEQFQKEEREKRRQEREKQYLEKVELREEEQLQREEPLQREEREKRRQERERQYLEKEELQRQEERLQREEREKRLQGRERQYLEKVQLQREEEQLQREKRRQERERQYREEELLREEERLQREEQQLQREECEKRRRQELERQLEKEELQRLDRKRQLLDEDLLQNEGRDNRVYFKHRENKEKSRQLDDSWVRESQFQQDRRPLQEEQEEKREREQERSRQKRDRQFPAEQLLERKQQKETERRDTKFREEEQLLKGEREEKIRYPEEDRKFREEEQQLRRLEQDSKFREEQQLSRQERDRKFREEEQLLQEREEQLRRQERDRKFREEEQQLRRLEQDSKFREEQQLSRQERDRKFREEEQLLQEREEQLRRQERDRKFREEEQQLRRLEREQQLRQERNRKFREEQLLREREEQLLLQEREPQLRQERDRKFHEEEQLLQEREEQLRRQERDRKFREEEQLLKEREEQLRRQERDRKFREEEQLLQEREEQLRRQERDRKFREEEQLLREREEQLRRQERDRKFREEEQLLQEREEQLRRQERDRKFREEEQLLREREEQLRRQESDRKFREEEQLLRQREELRRQEREPQLRQERDRKFREEEQLLKEREEQLRRQERDRKFREEEDLLREREEQLRRQERDRKFREEEQLLREREEQQLRRQELEGVFSQEEQLRRAEQEEEQRRQRQRDRKFLEEEQSLQRQREEEKRRVQEQDRKFLEQEEQLHREEQEELRRRQQLDQQYRAEEQFAKEEKRRRQEQELRQEEQRRRQERERKFREEQLRRQQQEEQRRRQERDVQQSPRQVWEEDKGRRQVLEAGKRQFASAPVRSSPLYEYIQEQRSQYRP, encoded by the exons GAGGGAAAAGGAAACCCGTTACAAGATCGCAGGAGGGAAGACCAAAGGAGATTCGAGCCCCAGGACAGACAACTAGAAGAACGCAGGCTGAAGAGGCAGGAACTGGAGGAGCTCGCTGAGGAAGAGGAGCTGAGGGAGAAGCAAGAAAGACTTGAGCAGAGGCTGCAAAGGCGAGAACAAGAAGAGTGTGGTGAGGAAGAGCTGCAGCAAAGGCCCAAGGGTCGGGAGCCGGAGGAGCTTCTGAACCGAGAGCAAAGGCTCGAGAGGCAGGAGCAACGGGAGCGACAGCGCCTCCAAGTGGAACAGCAACAGCGGCAAAGAGGAGAGCTGCGCGAGCGCCAGGAAGAAGAGCAGCTCCAAAGGCGGGAGACTCAGGAGCTCAAGAGGGAGCGTCTGGAGGAAGAGCTGCAGCTGCAAAGGCAGAGGCGCGGGCGCGAGGAGAGGCTCTTGGAGCTGGAGAGGCGGGAGCAGGAGCTGCGGCGCAAGGAGCAGCAGCTAAGGCGCGAGCAGGAGGAGGCGACGCAGGAAGAGATCAGTGAGCGGGGCGAGAGCCGCACCTCGAGGTGTCAGTGGCAGCTAGAAAGTGAGGCCGACGCCCGTCAGTGCAAAGTCTACTCCAGGCCCCGCAGGCAAGAGCAGCAGAGGCGCCGCCAGGAGCAGGAGCTGCTCGAGAGGCAGCAGGAGCAGCAAGCCCGCGAGGAGGTGCAGAGCCTTCAAGAAGACCAGGAGAGGCAACGACGCAAGGAAGAGCAGCACTACGACCAAAACTGGAGGTGGCAACTAGAGGAGGAAAGCCAGAGACGCCGCTACACACTGTACGCCAAGCCAGCTCAACGGGAGCAGGTGAGCGAGGAAGGGCAGCTGCGGCTTGAAGAGGAGCAGCTGCAGCGGGAGAAGAGGCGCCAGGAGCGAGAAAGGCAGTATCGGGAAGTGGAGCTGCAGCGGGAGGAAGAGCGACAACAGCGCGAGGAGGAGCAGCTGCAGAGACAGGAACGCGAGAAGAGGCGCCAGGAGAGCGAGAAGCAATATCTAGAGAAGGTGGAGCTGCAGAGAGAAGAGCAGCTTCAGAGAGAGGAACGGGAGAAGAGGCGCCAGGAGCGCGAGAAGCAATATCTAGAGAAAGTGGAGCTGCAGAGAGAGGAGCAGCTTCAGAGAGAGGAACGGGAAAAGAGGCGCCAGGAGCGCGAGAAACAATATCTAGAGAAAGTGGAGCTGCAGAGAGAGGAGCAGCTTCAGAGAGAGGAACGGGAGAAGAGGCGCCAGGAGCGCGAGAAGCAATATCTAGAGAAAGTGGAGCTGCAGAGAAAGGAGCAGCTTCAGAGAGAGGAACGGGAGAAGAGGCGCCAGGAGAGCGAGAAGCAATATCTAGAGAAAGTGGAGCTGCAGAGAGAGGAGCAGTTTCAGAAAGAGGAACGCGAGAAGAGGCGCCAGGAGCGCGAGAAGCAATATCTAGAGAAAGTGGAGCTGCGGGAGGAGGAGCAGCTGCAGAGAGAGGAGCCGCTGCAGAGGGAGGAACGCGAGAAGAGGCGCCAGGAGCGCGAGAGGCAGTATCTCGAGAAGGAGGAGCTGCAGCGGCAGGAAGAGCGACTGCAGAGAGAGGAACGCGAGAAGAGGCTTCAGGGGCGCGAGCGACAGTATCTAGAGAAGGTGCAGCTGCAGAGGGAAGAGGAGCAGCTGCAGAGAGAGAAGAGGCGCCAAGAGCGGGAAAGACAATACCGGGAAGAGGAGCTGCTGCGGGAGGAGGAGCGACTGCAGAgagaggagcagcagctgcagagAGAGGAATGTGAGAAGAGGAGGCGCCAGGAGCTCGAGAGACAGCTAGAGAAGGAGGAGCTGCAGCGCCTGGACAGGAAGAGGCAATTGCTGGATGAGGATCTGCTCCAAAATGAAGGTCGTGATAACAGGGTTTACTTCAAACACCGAGAGAACAAAGAAAAGAGCCGGCAACTGGATGATTCCTGGGTGCGGGAGAGTCAATTCCAGCAGGATCGGCGGCCCCTGCAGGAAgaacaagaagagaaaagagaacgcGAGCAAGAGAGGAGCCGGCAAAAGCGTGACAGGCAATTCCCAGCTGAACAACTGCTGGAGCGAAAGCAGCAAAAGGAAACCGAAAGGCGAGATACGAAATTCCGAGAGGAAGAGCAGCTGCtgaaaggggaaagagaggagaaaatacGCTATCCGGAAGAAGACAGAAAGTTCCGCGAAGAGGAACAGCAGCTGCGCCGCCTGGAACAAGATAGTAAATTCCGCGAAGAACAAcaactgagccgccaggaaagagacagaaaattccGTGAGGAAGAGCAGCTCCTGCAAGAAAGGGAAGAACAGCTGCGCCGCCAGGAACGCGACAGAAAGTTCCGCGAAGAGGAACAGCAGCTGCGCCGCCTGGAACAAGATAGTAAATTCCGCGAAGAACAAcaactgagccgccaggaaagagacagaaaattccGTGAGGAAGAGCAGCTCCTGCAAGAAAGGGAAGAACAGCTGCGCCGCCAGGAACGCGACAGAAAGTTCCGCGAAGAGGAACAGCAGCTGCGCCGCCTGGAACGCGAGCAACAGCTACGCCAGGAACGAAATAGAAAATTCCGCGAAGAACAGCTCCTGCGAGAAAGGGAAGAACAGCTGCTCCTCCAGGAGCGGGAGCCGCAGCTTCGCCAGGAGCGCGACAGAAAGTTCCACGAGGAGGAACAGCTCCTGCAGGAAAGGGAAGAACAGCTGCGCCGCCAG GAACGCGACAGAAAGTTCCGTGAGGAGGAACAGCTtctgaaagaaagggaagaacagcTGCGCCGCCAGGAACGCGACAGAAAGTTCCGTGAGGAGGAACAGCTCCTGCAGGAAAGGGAAGAACAGCTGCGCCGCCAGGAACGCGACAGAAAGTTCCGTGAGGAGGAACAGCTtctgagagaaagggaagaacagCTGCGCCGCCAGGAACGCGACAGAAAGTTCCGTGAGGAGGAACAGCTCCTGCAGGAAAGGGAAGAACAGCTGCGCCGCCAGGAACGCGACAGAAAGTTCCGTGAGGAGGAACAGCTcctgagagaaagggaagaacagCTGCGCCGCCAGGAAAGCGACAGAAAGTTCCGTGAGGAGGAACAGCTCCTGCGGCAAAGAGAAGAACTGCGCCGCCAGGAGCGCGAGCCACAACTTCGCCAGGAACGCGACAGAAAGTTCCGTGAGGAGGAACAGCTtctgaaagaaagggaagaacagcTGCGCCGCCAGGAGCGCGACAGGAAGTTCCGTGAGGAAGAAGACCTCCTGCGAGAAAGGGAGGAACAGCTGCGCCGCCAGGAGCGGGACAGAAAGTTCCGAGAAGAGGAACAGCTCCTCCGAGAAAGGGAAGAACAGCAGCTGCGCCGTCAGGAACTCGAGGGGGTCTTCTCCCAGGAGGAACAACTGAGGCGCGCCGAGCAAGAGGAAGAACAGAGACgtcagaggcagagagacaggaagTTCCTTGAGGAAGAGCAGAGCCTCCAGCGCCAGCGAGAGGAAGAAAAGCGCCGCGTCCAGGAGCAGGACAGGAAGTTCCTCGAGCAAGAAGAGCAGCTGCACCGCGAGGAGCAGGAAGAGCTGAGGCGCAGGCAGCAGCTAGACCAGCAGTACCGGGCAGAGGAGCAGTTTGCTAAGGAGGAGAAGAGGCGTCGTCAGGAACAAGAATTGAGGCAAGAAGAGCAGAGACGCCGCCAGGAGCGGGAGAGGAAATTCCGGGAAGAACAGCTCCGCCGCCAGCAGCAGGAGGAGCAGAGGCGTCGCCAGGAGCGCGACGTGCAGCAGAGCCCCCGCCAAGTGTGGGAGGAAGACAAGGGCCGCCGGCAGGTCCTGGAGGCTGGCAAGCGGCAGTTTGCCAGTGCCCCGGTGCGCTCCAGCCCGCTCTACGAGTACATCCAAGAGCAGAGATCTCAGTACCGCCCTTAA
- the TCHH gene encoding trichohyalin isoform X3 produces the protein MSPLLRSIFNITKIFNQYASHDCDGTTLSKKDLKNLLEREFGDILRRPHDPETVDLVLELQDRDRDGLIDFHEFLAIVFKVAAACYYALGQASGLNEKEAKCEGKGNPLQDRRREDQRRFEPQDRQLEERRLKRQELEELAEEEELREKQERLEQRLQRREQEECGEEELQQRPKGREPEELLNREQRLERQEQRERQRLQVEQQQRQRGELRERQEEEQLQRRETQELKRERLEEELQLQRQRRGREERLLELERREQELRRKEQQLRREQEEATQEEISERGESRTSRCQWQLESEADARQCKVYSRPRRQEQQRRRQEQELLERQQEQQAREEVQSLQEDQERQRRKEEQHYDQNWRWQLEEESQRRRYTLYAKPAQREQVSEEGQLRLEEEQLQREKRRQERERQYREVELQREEERQQREEEQLQRQEREKRRQESEKQYLEKVELQREEQLQREEREKRRQEREKQYLEKVELQREEQLQREEREKRRQEREKQYLEKVELQREEQLQREEREKRRQEREKQYLEKVELQRKEQLQREEREKRRQESEKQYLEKVELQREEQFQKEEREKRRQERERQYLEKEELQRQEERLQREEREKRLQGRERQYLEKVQLQREEEQLQREKRRQERERQYREEELLREEERLQREEQQLQREECEKRRRQELERQLEKEELQRLDRKRQLLDEDLLQNEGRDNRVYFKHRENKEKSRQLDDSWVRESQFQQDRRPLQEEQEEKREREQERSRQKRDRQFPAEQLLERKQQKETERRDTKFREEEQLLKGEREEKIRYPEEDRKFREEEQQLRRLEQDSKFREEQQLSRQERDRKFREEEQLLQEREEQLRRQERDRKFREEEQQLRRLEQDSKFREEQQLSRQERDRKFREEEQLLQEREEQLRRQERDRKFREEEQQLRRLEREQQLRQERNRKFREEQLLREREEQLLLQEREPQLRQERDRKFHEEEQLLQEREEQLRRQERDRKFREEEQLLQQREELQRRQDREPQLRQERDRKFREEEQLLKEREEQLRRQERDRKFREEEQLLQEREEQLRRQERDRKFREEEQLLREREEQLRRQERDRKFREEEQLLQEREEQLRRQERDRKFREEEQLLREREEQLRRQESDRKFREEEQLLRQREELRRQEREPQLRQERDRKFREEEQLLKEREEQLRRQERDRKFREEEDLLREREEQLRRQERDRKFREEEQLLREREEQQLRRQELEGVFSQEEQLRRAEQEEEQRRQRQRDRKFLEEEQSLQRQREEEKRRVQEQDRKFLEQEEQLHREEQEELRRRQQLDQQYRAEEQFAKEEKRRRQEQELRQEEQRRRQERERKFREEQLRRQQQEEQRRRQERDVQQSPRQVWEEDKGRRQVLEAGKRQFASAPVRSSPLYEYIQEQRSQYRP, from the exons GAGGGAAAAGGAAACCCGTTACAAGATCGCAGGAGGGAAGACCAAAGGAGATTCGAGCCCCAGGACAGACAACTAGAAGAACGCAGGCTGAAGAGGCAGGAACTGGAGGAGCTCGCTGAGGAAGAGGAGCTGAGGGAGAAGCAAGAAAGACTTGAGCAGAGGCTGCAAAGGCGAGAACAAGAAGAGTGTGGTGAGGAAGAGCTGCAGCAAAGGCCCAAGGGTCGGGAGCCGGAGGAGCTTCTGAACCGAGAGCAAAGGCTCGAGAGGCAGGAGCAACGGGAGCGACAGCGCCTCCAAGTGGAACAGCAACAGCGGCAAAGAGGAGAGCTGCGCGAGCGCCAGGAAGAAGAGCAGCTCCAAAGGCGGGAGACTCAGGAGCTCAAGAGGGAGCGTCTGGAGGAAGAGCTGCAGCTGCAAAGGCAGAGGCGCGGGCGCGAGGAGAGGCTCTTGGAGCTGGAGAGGCGGGAGCAGGAGCTGCGGCGCAAGGAGCAGCAGCTAAGGCGCGAGCAGGAGGAGGCGACGCAGGAAGAGATCAGTGAGCGGGGCGAGAGCCGCACCTCGAGGTGTCAGTGGCAGCTAGAAAGTGAGGCCGACGCCCGTCAGTGCAAAGTCTACTCCAGGCCCCGCAGGCAAGAGCAGCAGAGGCGCCGCCAGGAGCAGGAGCTGCTCGAGAGGCAGCAGGAGCAGCAAGCCCGCGAGGAGGTGCAGAGCCTTCAAGAAGACCAGGAGAGGCAACGACGCAAGGAAGAGCAGCACTACGACCAAAACTGGAGGTGGCAACTAGAGGAGGAAAGCCAGAGACGCCGCTACACACTGTACGCCAAGCCAGCTCAACGGGAGCAGGTGAGCGAGGAAGGGCAGCTGCGGCTTGAAGAGGAGCAGCTGCAGCGGGAGAAGAGGCGCCAGGAGCGAGAAAGGCAGTATCGGGAAGTGGAGCTGCAGCGGGAGGAAGAGCGACAACAGCGCGAGGAGGAGCAGCTGCAGAGACAGGAACGCGAGAAGAGGCGCCAGGAGAGCGAGAAGCAATATCTAGAGAAGGTGGAGCTGCAGAGAGAAGAGCAGCTTCAGAGAGAGGAACGGGAGAAGAGGCGCCAGGAGCGCGAGAAGCAATATCTAGAGAAAGTGGAGCTGCAGAGAGAGGAGCAGCTTCAGAGAGAGGAACGGGAAAAGAGGCGCCAGGAGCGCGAGAAACAATATCTAGAGAAAGTGGAGCTGCAGAGAGAGGAGCAGCTTCAGAGAGAGGAACGGGAGAAGAGGCGCCAGGAGCGCGAGAAGCAATATCTAGAGAAAGTGGAGCTGCAGAGAAAGGAGCAGCTTCAGAGAGAGGAACGGGAGAAGAGGCGCCAGGAGAGCGAGAAGCAATATCTAGAGAAAGTGGAGCTGCAGAGAGAGGAGCAGTTTCAGAAAGAGGAACGCGAGAAGAG GCGCCAGGAGCGCGAGAGGCAGTATCTCGAGAAGGAGGAGCTGCAGCGGCAGGAAGAGCGACTGCAGAGAGAGGAACGCGAGAAGAGGCTTCAGGGGCGCGAGCGACAGTATCTAGAGAAGGTGCAGCTGCAGAGGGAAGAGGAGCAGCTGCAGAGAGAGAAGAGGCGCCAAGAGCGGGAAAGACAATACCGGGAAGAGGAGCTGCTGCGGGAGGAGGAGCGACTGCAGAgagaggagcagcagctgcagagAGAGGAATGTGAGAAGAGGAGGCGCCAGGAGCTCGAGAGACAGCTAGAGAAGGAGGAGCTGCAGCGCCTGGACAGGAAGAGGCAATTGCTGGATGAGGATCTGCTCCAAAATGAAGGTCGTGATAACAGGGTTTACTTCAAACACCGAGAGAACAAAGAAAAGAGCCGGCAACTGGATGATTCCTGGGTGCGGGAGAGTCAATTCCAGCAGGATCGGCGGCCCCTGCAGGAAgaacaagaagagaaaagagaacgcGAGCAAGAGAGGAGCCGGCAAAAGCGTGACAGGCAATTCCCAGCTGAACAACTGCTGGAGCGAAAGCAGCAAAAGGAAACCGAAAGGCGAGATACGAAATTCCGAGAGGAAGAGCAGCTGCtgaaaggggaaagagaggagaaaatacGCTATCCGGAAGAAGACAGAAAGTTCCGCGAAGAGGAACAGCAGCTGCGCCGCCTGGAACAAGATAGTAAATTCCGCGAAGAACAAcaactgagccgccaggaaagagacagaaaattccGTGAGGAAGAGCAGCTCCTGCAAGAAAGGGAAGAACAGCTGCGCCGCCAGGAACGCGACAGAAAGTTCCGCGAAGAGGAACAGCAGCTGCGCCGCCTGGAACAAGATAGTAAATTCCGCGAAGAACAAcaactgagccgccaggaaagagacagaaaattccGTGAGGAAGAGCAGCTCCTGCAAGAAAGGGAAGAACAGCTGCGCCGCCAGGAACGCGACAGAAAGTTCCGCGAAGAGGAACAGCAGCTGCGCCGCCTGGAACGCGAGCAACAGCTACGCCAGGAACGAAATAGAAAATTCCGCGAAGAACAGCTCCTGCGAGAAAGGGAAGAACAGCTGCTCCTCCAGGAGCGGGAGCCGCAGCTTCGCCAGGAGCGCGACAGAAAGTTCCACGAGGAGGAACAGCTCCTGCAGGAAAGGGAAGAACAGCTGCGCCGCCAGGAACGCGACAGAAAGTTCCGTGAGGAGGAACAGCTCCTGCAGCAAAGAGAAGAACTGCAGCGCCGCCAGGACCGCGAGCCACAGCTTCGCCAGGAACGCGACAGAAAGTTCCGTGAGGAGGAACAGCTtctgaaagaaagggaagaacagcTGCGCCGCCAGGAACGCGACAGAAAGTTCCGTGAGGAGGAACAGCTCCTGCAGGAAAGGGAAGAACAGCTGCGCCGCCAGGAACGCGACAGAAAGTTCCGTGAGGAGGAACAGCTtctgagagaaagggaagaacagCTGCGCCGCCAGGAACGCGACAGAAAGTTCCGTGAGGAGGAACAGCTCCTGCAGGAAAGGGAAGAACAGCTGCGCCGCCAGGAACGCGACAGAAAGTTCCGTGAGGAGGAACAGCTcctgagagaaagggaagaacagCTGCGCCGCCAGGAAAGCGACAGAAAGTTCCGTGAGGAGGAACAGCTCCTGCGGCAAAGAGAAGAACTGCGCCGCCAGGAGCGCGAGCCACAACTTCGCCAGGAACGCGACAGAAAGTTCCGTGAGGAGGAACAGCTtctgaaagaaagggaagaacagcTGCGCCGCCAGGAGCGCGACAGGAAGTTCCGTGAGGAAGAAGACCTCCTGCGAGAAAGGGAGGAACAGCTGCGCCGCCAGGAGCGGGACAGAAAGTTCCGAGAAGAGGAACAGCTCCTCCGAGAAAGGGAAGAACAGCAGCTGCGCCGTCAGGAACTCGAGGGGGTCTTCTCCCAGGAGGAACAACTGAGGCGCGCCGAGCAAGAGGAAGAACAGAGACgtcagaggcagagagacaggaagTTCCTTGAGGAAGAGCAGAGCCTCCAGCGCCAGCGAGAGGAAGAAAAGCGCCGCGTCCAGGAGCAGGACAGGAAGTTCCTCGAGCAAGAAGAGCAGCTGCACCGCGAGGAGCAGGAAGAGCTGAGGCGCAGGCAGCAGCTAGACCAGCAGTACCGGGCAGAGGAGCAGTTTGCTAAGGAGGAGAAGAGGCGTCGTCAGGAACAAGAATTGAGGCAAGAAGAGCAGAGACGCCGCCAGGAGCGGGAGAGGAAATTCCGGGAAGAACAGCTCCGCCGCCAGCAGCAGGAGGAGCAGAGGCGTCGCCAGGAGCGCGACGTGCAGCAGAGCCCCCGCCAAGTGTGGGAGGAAGACAAGGGCCGCCGGCAGGTCCTGGAGGCTGGCAAGCGGCAGTTTGCCAGTGCCCCGGTGCGCTCCAGCCCGCTCTACGAGTACATCCAAGAGCAGAGATCTCAGTACCGCCCTTAA